The proteins below are encoded in one region of Deinococcus aerophilus:
- a CDS encoding YdcF family protein has product MRPRGATLSVLPLAVMALLAVGFLALPSFKVPNAARPHPTLVVLGAAQYAGRPSPAFQRRLDHALSLFEAGGVGRIVVTGGRRPGDPFSEGEVGAAYLRHRGVPASALLAESRSRTTVENLRYARTYLSPHTPVTLVTDEAHAPRALALARALGLQANVSASALSTGVSRSYLLREKVALVAYALIGLRL; this is encoded by the coding sequence ATGCGCCCCCGGGGAGCCACGCTGTCTGTTCTGCCACTGGCGGTCATGGCGCTGCTGGCGGTGGGCTTTCTGGCGCTGCCCAGCTTCAAGGTGCCCAACGCGGCGCGGCCGCACCCGACCCTGGTGGTGCTGGGAGCGGCGCAGTACGCGGGCAGACCCAGCCCGGCCTTTCAGCGGCGGCTGGACCACGCCCTGTCGCTGTTCGAGGCGGGCGGTGTGGGCCGCATCGTGGTCACGGGCGGGCGGCGGCCCGGCGATCCCTTCAGCGAGGGCGAGGTCGGGGCCGCCTACCTGAGGCACCGCGGCGTGCCGGCGTCGGCGCTGCTCGCCGAATCCCGCAGCCGCACCACCGTGGAGAACCTGCGTTACGCACGCACCTATCTGTCGCCCCACACGCCCGTCACGCTGGTCACCGACGAGGCCCACGCGCCGCGCGCCCTGGCCCTGGCCCGCGCCCTGGGCCTGCAGGCCAATGTCAGCGCCAGTGCGCTGAGCACCGGGGTCAGCCGCAGTTATCTGCTGCGCGAGAAAGTCGCGCTGGTGGCCTACGCGCTGATCGGCCTGCGGCTGTAG
- a CDS encoding aldo/keto reductase, whose product MRTQNLGSSTLQVPVVAVGCMRIDSLDAAAAQRFVGTALEHGAHFFDHADIYGGGRCEELFADAIGMSSSVREKILLQSKCGIRQGMFDFSKEHILASVDGILKRLRTDYLDVLLLHRPDALVEPEEVAAAFDQLESEGKVRHFGVSNQHPRQIELLKKAVRQPLIANQLQLSITNANMITQGFNVNMENDEAVNRDGGILDYCRLHDITIQPWSPFQFGFFEGVFLDNPKFPELNAKIDEVAAQHGVSNTTIAIAWLLRHPAHMQPVTGTTNTERLKDCIRASEVTLSREEWYSILLAAGNTLP is encoded by the coding sequence GTGAGAACCCAGAACCTAGGAAGCAGCACCCTGCAGGTGCCGGTGGTGGCCGTGGGCTGCATGAGAATCGACTCGCTGGACGCCGCCGCCGCGCAGCGCTTCGTGGGAACGGCGCTGGAGCACGGTGCCCATTTCTTCGACCACGCCGACATCTACGGCGGCGGCCGCTGCGAGGAACTCTTCGCCGACGCCATCGGCATGAGCAGCAGCGTGCGCGAGAAGATCCTGCTGCAGTCCAAGTGCGGCATCCGCCAGGGCATGTTCGACTTTTCCAAGGAACACATTCTGGCCTCGGTAGACGGTATCCTGAAGCGGCTGCGTACCGACTATCTGGACGTGCTGCTGCTGCACCGCCCCGACGCCCTGGTGGAACCCGAGGAGGTGGCTGCCGCCTTCGACCAGCTGGAAAGCGAGGGCAAGGTGCGGCACTTCGGCGTGTCCAACCAGCACCCGCGCCAGATCGAGCTGCTCAAGAAGGCCGTGCGGCAGCCGCTGATCGCCAATCAGCTGCAGCTGAGCATCACCAACGCCAACATGATCACCCAGGGCTTCAACGTGAACATGGAAAACGACGAGGCGGTGAACCGCGACGGGGGCATTCTGGATTACTGCCGCCTGCACGACATCACCATCCAGCCGTGGTCGCCCTTTCAGTTCGGCTTCTTCGAGGGCGTGTTCCTGGACAATCCCAAGTTCCCCGAGCTGAATGCGAAGATTGACGAGGTGGCCGCTCAACACGGCGTGAGCAACACGACCATCGCGATTGCGTGGCTGCTGCGTCACCCGGCGCACATGCAGCCGGTCACCGGAACCACCAACACCGAGCGCCTCAAGGACTGCATCCGGGCCAGTGAGGTCACGCTGAGCCGCGAGGAATGGTACTCCATCCTGCTCGCGGCGGGCAACACGCTGCCCTGA
- the murJ gene encoding murein biosynthesis integral membrane protein MurJ — protein sequence MTVPPAAPDPPQQSSKGPATPAPVPSGGRRSLRANTIIVMAGTLGSRLSGIVRTQVMGVFGNTLLDAFIVAVKVPNLLRELLAEGALVNSFIPVYKSLDTAERRRLAQTFSGVLIAVNLLLMAVGILAAPWVVDLLIAGNSNVDRAVAVYMTQLVMPFLMLISLSSIAMGLLNADEHFRESSFAPVAFNLASIAALLILPNTATWLAFGWLIGGVAQLAVQLPALNRFGLLPTPALRGHTALGRVLRQMAPFTLTAGARQFLNLYVTRMLSDAGRFQPGTQSGYFYAETLFTTVNGLFVVSPALALFPRFSEHAAARDWPAFRALTVQGIRTTTFLAAPMSALLVALAPYAVSVINITRGYDVPRFLAASQILTGWALALVPWAIVTLLLRTFYARERTMEAVTVSAVGFVLEVGLYRLLVPSLGLLGFGVSTAISGVLMAGVLAWLYRRALGFPGREIAQHLTRVVPLSVVAGLLGWLVSRVMPAPGYIVPGVIGLAVAGGVGLAAYLAGALALRLPEVNGLLRRLRR from the coding sequence GTGACCGTTCCGCCCGCCGCGCCCGATCCGCCCCAGCAGTCCAGCAAAGGCCCCGCCACTCCCGCTCCCGTGCCCTCCGGGGGGCGCCGGTCGTTGCGGGCCAACACCATTATCGTCATGGCGGGCACGCTGGGGTCACGGCTGTCGGGCATCGTGCGCACCCAGGTCATGGGGGTGTTCGGCAACACGCTGCTGGACGCCTTTATCGTGGCCGTCAAGGTGCCCAACCTGCTGCGCGAACTGCTTGCCGAGGGCGCGCTGGTCAATTCCTTCATTCCGGTGTACAAGTCGCTGGACACGGCCGAGCGGCGCCGGCTGGCGCAGACGTTCAGCGGCGTGCTGATCGCAGTGAACCTGCTGCTGATGGCAGTGGGCATCCTGGCCGCGCCGTGGGTGGTGGACCTGTTGATCGCGGGGAACTCCAACGTGGACCGCGCCGTCGCGGTGTACATGACGCAGCTCGTGATGCCCTTTCTGATGCTGATCAGCCTGTCGAGCATCGCCATGGGCCTGCTGAACGCCGACGAGCATTTCCGCGAGAGCAGCTTCGCGCCGGTGGCCTTCAACCTCGCGAGCATCGCGGCGCTGCTGATCCTGCCCAATACGGCCACCTGGCTGGCTTTTGGCTGGCTGATCGGCGGGGTGGCGCAGCTCGCGGTGCAGCTGCCGGCCCTGAACCGCTTTGGCCTGCTGCCCACGCCGGCGCTGCGCGGCCACACGGCGCTGGGGCGGGTGCTGCGGCAGATGGCTCCCTTTACCCTGACCGCCGGGGCGCGGCAGTTTCTGAACCTGTACGTGACGCGCATGCTCAGCGACGCGGGGCGCTTTCAGCCGGGCACCCAGTCCGGCTACTTCTACGCCGAGACGCTGTTTACCACCGTCAACGGCCTGTTCGTGGTGTCGCCAGCCCTGGCCCTGTTTCCGCGCTTCTCCGAGCACGCCGCCGCGCGCGACTGGCCTGCCTTCCGGGCGCTGACCGTGCAGGGTATCCGCACGACCACCTTTCTGGCCGCGCCCATGAGTGCGCTGCTCGTGGCGCTCGCGCCGTATGCGGTCAGCGTCATCAACATCACGCGCGGGTATGACGTGCCGCGCTTTCTGGCAGCCAGTCAGATCCTGACCGGCTGGGCACTGGCCCTGGTTCCCTGGGCCATCGTGACGCTGCTGCTGCGGACCTTCTACGCCCGCGAACGGACGATGGAGGCCGTGACCGTCAGCGCCGTGGGCTTTGTGCTGGAGGTCGGGCTGTACCGCCTGCTCGTGCCCTCGCTCGGGCTGCTGGGGTTTGGAGTCAGCACGGCGATCAGCGGGGTGCTGATGGCCGGGGTGCTCGCGTGGCTCTACCGCCGTGCGCTGGGCTTCCCGGGCCGCGAGATCGCGCAGCACCTCACGCGGGTGGTGCCACTCTCGGTGGTCGCGGGTCTGCTCGGGTGGCTGGTGTCGCGGGTCATGCCCGCACCCGGCTACATCGTGCCCGGCGTGATCGGTCTGGCGGTGGCCGGGGGTGTGGGACTGGCTGCCTATCTGGCCGGCGCACTGGCCCTGCGTCTGCCCGAGGTGAACGGCCTTCTGCGGCGGCTGCGCCGTTAG